The DNA region CAAACAAGGCCTTACTTTTTGGGCAAGACTAACAGTAATTTCACATGTCTTCACAAAACAGCATTAAGTGGCAGGGCAAATATCTTCCAAACTGCATGAAAGAATGCAAGAGCTTAAGAATTAAGATcattgaaaaactaaaaatagatAATGTTTCTTTGTAGAAGACTCTCTACCTTTCCCCAAGGCACTCAATAATGTCACCAGTGACTGTTGATCTTTTCTTATGGCAGAATGCAAGTGAAGCAGCCTTCCTCATCATTGCAGACCCAGCAACGCATCCCAGAACAGCTGGATTTTTACAACTGAAaaaggaatttaaaaaaaaaaaggcttaGGTTAATAGGGTTGGCCACTGCAcctaagaaaaaatgaaaacatgATTCATTGTAGATTCGTAGGTAAAATAATGGCATATAACCTGAGATttgaatttggatcagcagctaTGATATGTTGGCGTGCCCACGACAAAAAGACAGCGACACTGCAACAATGAAAAGAAAGGGTGTACTTTTACTTCAAAAATCTTGAATTTTGATCTTAAGGCCTGTTTGGTATGTTTGATAAGAGCTTATcctatcaattattttaatgttTCTTCAATTTTAAATAGCAATAATTAATTACCTGGAAATAAAACTGATATAGTGATATCAATAAATGCAGGAGCCATCTAAAGATACAACACATTCTTTCATGAGAGGAATTTCACAAACACCATGAGCAAAGAATTACATACCTTCCAGAAAGGATATCACCTTGGCCGCCGCATCGTCTAGGAGAACCATATATGCTCACCGATTTGACTGCATGCATAATAACCAGAATCAAAAGAGTTACAAACATCTATGAAAACAGTAATATGGAGTACCAGAAGAACATCACATTCTTGATTGGTACAAGAAAATGTTGTTCAAGCAAAAGAAGGATGAACGATAAAATAATCTTCATCCTTTCAGCCGCCCTACGTTTCCGCAAAATTAAGGAACAACAAGGATTTCCTATATATCAAAATTGCACCTGTATCACCATCACTTATCAGATcagatttttctttctttaaaataGTAACGCCACCAATCCTGCCAAAGAAGAGTGGATAGTAGCATTTAACTGGTGTAATTAATAGCAAATAATGATTAGTCACTAAAATCTATCtgtaaatacacaaggatcaatTGCCAGAAAATTGGTGATGTTCTAGTACAAACCAATGGCTTACTTTTTGGCAAGAGAGAGCACTTGCTGAGTAGCATCTACATCATTCACTTCTGAACTCAATACTTTCTCCACAAGACGCTTGTATTCATTGACATTTGGGGTTAGAACAGCTAAGCCATAACCGCTAACAAGGTCAATATTATTTGTCACAAGGAAAAGTCCATCCTGAATTTCCCCAAAAAAGTTGTTGAGGATAATCAATCAAATATATACAATCTTAAACGAAATCAGTCATATGATCATATGTTCGTAAGTCTGAACCTCAGTAGACATACCCCATCAATCACAATTGGGACATTTGTCTGTCTTGCATGTCTCATTATTTCACTCACACAATCCTAACAACATTGTGCAAACGTTAGAATTAATGATAATGAACAATGGCAAGGGGCAACAGTTAGATTGCACAGCATGCAATTTCATATAACATCAATGGGAAAAAACAATTCCTACATCAGAAGGGCAAGTACTAAGTAGAAAACAGTATGCTTCACAACTACTGAGCACATCTTAAAGCTATAAAATCTATGTACAAGACGTATAGTTAAAGCTTGTAGGATAGTGCAATTCTTTGAAATTACACCAAATTTGTTTAACCAAGGTGAGCTTGTTCATCTTTGCTATCTTCGACTTTATTACCAGAAAGCAacatatattttttgaaatttatgaaatTATGCTTCATCACATTTGAAACCAAATGAGCCTTCATGAGTAAAACATGTCTTATGGGTTTGTCTTAGAATGACTAGTTAATTGACAATCTTTAGGCCATAGTTATCCAATTAGAATCACATGAATCACATGCATACTGGAAAAGAAAAGTCACTCCAGGAGAAAGCATACTAGAAGGAATGGATCTCTTCCCAGGCCTGGACCAATGACAAGACAATCAAATCTTTCCATCCATTTGTCAACTTCGGCAAGAACCTTGCGAGATATGGTTTTCTTGTCCTCCTCCCTGAAATCAGTCTCTGGTTACAAACAACATCCACATAGTTCAGAAATGTGCATGGAGTAAGATGAAGGTTACATAGAAGCTGTACCTGACACTGTATGATTCTTCCAATACAGGGTGCACAATCAACTCTGGACTGTAGCTTTTGATGACAGGAGCAGCATCTTTTGTACAAAAAACATGGGACAGATCCGCACCCTGCGTGGGCAGAAAAATGGTTGGCATAGCATAAGTAATATAACCAACAAAACTAGGTTGAAAATTAAATGAGCAATAGAAGGCTAACGTAAGCACAAGTGCAGGTACCCACAATTTTTAAAGCCGAAATAGCAGCAAAATATGGAGCACCTGTGTATTCACGGCACCCTCCAATAACAGCTATTTTTCCTTATTTAAaccataagaaaagaaaaatcagatctttcttatttatttgtccAGCCacaaacataaatataaatatcaCAGGATTAGTCCTCTAGTCATAAATGACATGTGACAACATAATTCTTTCTGAATTTTCTTAGATTGACATAACTCATCTCAAGATAGTAAAAGTTTAAGGCATATTTGCAATAGCTAAGAATCATTTTGTTACACGGTTTGTCTAGAAAGTAAAaggtaagaaattaaaagaaagaacatATATACGTGCATATGAATAACAAGTCCCAATCGGATCACTGACATTCAAGACCTATTACTAGAAATCCAACTAATTGATCCGACTTGAGTGAGGTCTGAATAAGGTTTTCCAGTGAGGGTTTTTTTCATTTCCAGGTTAGAACCCTGAAACCTCTAATTCAAAGAAGGCAtactaatattattattcttatgatTATGATCATATGGAATAACAAGAAATGTGTACCTGCCTGGCCTTTATGTCTAGTAGGATCAAGGGCAGGAGTAATTGATCTAATAACACTCTCAGCATCAACCTCAACAGATCTTAAGTCTTGCTGCATATTTCTAGAATGGTCAATGCCACCTCCCAGAGACCTTATCAAGAACTGTTGCCTTCTGTAAACAGATGAAGAAGCCATAAGCATGCAAGTGTTTGCATAGCTCAACAAGGATAACTGTTGGGAACTCATCACATGTTTCATCAACACCATCCCCTATTCACAACCCAACCAACAATATTATTCAAAACCTCCAAAGCTTCTTACCTGCAAATGCCTAAAAAAATGCaccaattttcaatcaatccaTTAGAAATTAGAAATTCTGATACAACTCAGCTCTAAATTTCGTAATATAAATGCAGATAAGACTCAAAGGTCCAAACTTTTTAGTTGACGCAACACATTAACACAATCATCAGTGAATAAaggagttaattttttttacttcttaTTTTAAATGAATCAATTGAAGGAGAAGGCATGGAGAAAACAGTGGAGAGAGCAACATAAAGCACAACGCACCAACCTGAATGGTCAAATGCGGAGGAGGGCGTGGTTTGAGGAACACAGAAAGCTTC from Arachis hypogaea cultivar Tifrunner chromosome 10, arahy.Tifrunner.gnm2.J5K5, whole genome shotgun sequence includes:
- the LOC112715030 gene encoding ATP-dependent (S)-NAD(P)H-hydrate dehydratase isoform X1, whose protein sequence is MVLMKHVMSSQQLSLLSYANTCMLMASSSVYRRQQFLIRSLGGGIDHSRNMQQDLRSVEVDAESVIRSITPALDPTRHKGQAGKIAVIGGCREYTGAPYFAAISALKIGADLSHVFCTKDAAPVIKSYSPELIVHPVLEESYSVREEDKKTISRKVLAEVDKWMERFDCLVIGPGLGRDPFLLDCVSEIMRHARQTNVPIVIDGDGLFLVTNNIDLVSGYGLAVLTPNVNEYKRLVEKVLSSEVNDVDATQQVLSLAKKIGGVTILKKEKSDLISDGDTVKSVSIYGSPRRCGGQGDILSGSVAVFLSWARQHIIAADPNSNLSCKNPAVLGCVAGSAMMRKAASLAFCHKKRSTVTGDIIECLGESLEDICPAT
- the LOC112715030 gene encoding ATP-dependent (S)-NAD(P)H-hydrate dehydratase isoform X2, which gives rise to MQQDLRSVEVDAESVIRSITPALDPTRHKGQAGKIAVIGGCREYTGAPYFAAISALKIGADLSHVFCTKDAAPVIKSYSPELIVHPVLEESYSVREEDKKTISRKVLAEVDKWMERFDCLVIGPGLGRDPFLLDCVSEIMRHARQTNVPIVIDGDGLFLVTNNIDLVSGYGLAVLTPNVNEYKRLVEKVLSSEVNDVDATQQVLSLAKKIGGVTILKKEKSDLISDGDTVKSVSIYGSPRRCGGQGDILSGSVAVFLSWARQHIIAADPNSNLSCKNPAVLGCVAGSAMMRKAASLAFCHKKRSTVTGDIIECLGESLEDICPAT